Proteins from a single region of Enoplosus armatus isolate fEnoArm2 chromosome 6, fEnoArm2.hap1, whole genome shotgun sequence:
- the smad6b gene encoding mothers against decapentaplegic homolog 6b codes for MFRTKRSGLVRRLWRSRLIPDTEGEDGNGKTSEGCRDDLFGNNPEKIPKTELRPMTPSGCLVGDVGGVCTRSPVESSGLGVTSDQDGGAVCVQEQGSPRSIQDGECRTVTCCLFKDRDHSELRGPETAQGTRDPGSCHFVLRNLGPRDSGSPDAQEAMPRAVLEQELKSATYSLLKRLKEKALDTLLEAVESRGGMPSDCVMISRTELRLGGHVASPQLLVCKLYRWSDLQHPAQLKPLCECKSFGALDSPIVCCNPYHYSRLCGPESPPPPYSRLSPNEEHKPLDLSDSTLSYTETEAASSPNITPGEFSDASMSPDAPKQSHWCNVAYWEHRTRVGRLYTVYEHSVSIFYDLPQGTGFCLGQLNLEHRSSTVQRTRGKIGYGILLSKEPDGVWAYNRSEHPIFVNSPTLDVPNSRTLVVRKVMPGYSIKVFDYDRSCLLRHTTEADLLDGPYDPNSVRISFAKGWGPCYSRQFITSCPCWLEILLNNHR; via the exons ATGTTCAGGACGAAACGCTCAGGTCTTGTGCGGCGACTCTGGAGAAGCCGTTTGATCCCAGATACAGAAGGGGAAGATGGAAATGGCAAAACTAGTGAGGGCTGTAGGGACGATCTGTTCGGAAACAACCCAGAGAAAATTCCCAAAACGGAGCTCAGACCGATGACCCCTAGCGGGTGTCTTGTAGGGGACGTAGGGGGTGTGTGCACCCGGAGCCCCGTGGAGAGCAGCGGCTTGGGGGTCACGTCGGACCAAGATGGGGGTGCGGTGTGCGTCCAGGAGCAGGGGAGCCCCCGCTCCATACAGGACGGAGAGTGCAGGACAGTGACGTGCTGCTTATTTAAAGACCGGGACCACTCCGAGCTTAGGGGTCCAGAGACGGCTCAGGGTACCAGGGATCCAGGGTCGTGTCACTTCGTGCTGAGGAACCTTGGACCTCGGGATAGCGGCTCTCCTGACGCGCAGGAGGCGATGCCACGCGCGGTGTTGGAGCAAGAACTGAAATCGGCCACATACTCTCTTTTAAAAAGGCTAAAGGAAAAGGCGCTGGATACCTTACTAGAGGCAGTGGAGTCCAGAGGGGGGATGCCGAGCGACTGTGTTATGATTTCCCGGACAGAGCTGAGGTTGGGCGGCCATGTGGCATCCCCACAGCTGCTTGTGTGTAAACTGTACCGCTGGTCCGACCTCCAGCACCCGGCCCAGCTCAAACCGCTCTGTGAGTGTAAGAGCTTTGGGGCCCTGGACAGTCCAATAGTATGCTGCAACCCCTATCACTACAGCCGGCTCTGTGGGCCAG AGTCACCCCCACCTCCTTATTCGAGGCTTTCCCCTAATGAAGAACACAAGCCACTGG ATCTGTCAGACTCCACATTGTCTTACACTGAAACTGAGGCAGCAAGCTCACCAAACATCACACCAGGGGAATTCTCAG ATGCCAGTATGTCGCCTGATGCCCCTAAGCAGAGCCACTGGTGTAACGTGGCGTACTGGGAGCACCGCACACGTGTGGGTCGTCTCTACACAGTGTACGAGCACTCCGTCAGCATCTTCTATGATCTACCTCAGGGCACGGGCTTCTGCCTGGGCCAGCTCAACCTGGAACACCGCAGCAGCACCGTTCAGCGCACACGAGGCAAAATCGGCTACGGCATCCTCCTCAGCAAAGAGCCGGACGGCGTTTGGGCGTATAACCGCAGTGAGCACCCCATATTTGTCAACTCCCCTACCCTGGACGTGCCTAACAGCAGAACTCTGGTGGTGCGAAAGGTGATGCCAGGCTACTCCATCAAGGTGTTTGACTATGATCGTTCATGCCTCCTGAGGCACACCACAGAGGCTGACCTCCTGGACGGACCCTACGACCCCAACAGTGTGCGCATCAGCTTTGCTAAGGGCTGGGGCCCCTGCTACTCAAGACAGTTCATCACCTCCTGCCCCTGCTGGCTGGAGATCCTCCTCAACAACCATAGATAA